The following are encoded in a window of Bacillota bacterium genomic DNA:
- a CDS encoding DUF4406 domain-containing protein: protein MGINMNNAEGYHDPTPHKALSNITREEKAAAKAAFKPLVYICSPFSGDIENNNKRTRAFCRFALDKGNIPLAPHLMFPQFMDDNNEQERDQAIFMDIILMGKCQEVWVLGDVISRGMSIEIEKAKKRRQPVRYFNKDFKEVESL from the coding sequence ATGGGAATCAATATGAACAACGCAGAAGGGTATCATGACCCAACTCCTCATAAAGCACTTAGCAATATCACTCGTGAGGAAAAGGCAGCAGCAAAAGCTGCCTTTAAGCCCCTTGTCTATATTTGCTCTCCATTTAGTGGCGATATAGAAAACAACAATAAGCGCACACGAGCATTTTGTCGTTTTGCTTTAGACAAGGGCAATATCCCGCTTGCTCCACATCTTATGTTTCCGCAATTCATGGATGATAACAATGAACAGGAACGTGACCAGGCTATTTTCATGGATATTATCCTGATGGGCAAATGCCAAGAGGTCTGGGTTCTAGGTGATGTGATTTCAAGAGGTATGAGTATTGAAATTGAAAAAGCAAAGAAACGCAGACAGCCGGTCAGATATTTTAATAAGGATTTTAAGGAGGTAGAGTCTCTATGA